Proteins encoded together in one Variovorax paradoxus window:
- the fabG gene encoding 3-oxoacyl-ACP reductase FabG, producing the protein MNLEGKRALITGASGALGTAMAERLARDGATVLLHANSRPEAVEQLEATIAAAGGKAECHVFDLRSDEACRVACERMLEGGPVQIIVNNAGVHDDAVLPGMRAEQWHKVIDISLNGFFRVTQPLLLPMMRTRWGRVLNISSVSALTGNRGQVNYAAAKGALNSATKALSLEVASRGVTVNAIAPGIIASPMADATFDPAMVNQMVPMKRAGTPQEVAALASFLASDEAAYITGQVISINGGMI; encoded by the coding sequence ATGAACCTCGAAGGAAAACGCGCATTGATCACCGGCGCGAGCGGCGCACTGGGCACCGCCATGGCCGAGCGCCTGGCACGCGACGGCGCCACGGTGCTGCTGCACGCCAATTCGCGGCCCGAAGCGGTGGAGCAGTTGGAAGCCACGATTGCAGCCGCAGGCGGCAAGGCCGAGTGCCACGTGTTCGACCTGCGCAGCGACGAGGCTTGCCGCGTGGCGTGCGAGCGCATGCTCGAGGGCGGGCCGGTCCAAATCATTGTCAACAACGCGGGTGTGCACGACGATGCGGTGCTGCCCGGCATGCGCGCCGAGCAGTGGCACAAGGTCATCGACATTTCGCTCAACGGCTTCTTCCGGGTGACGCAGCCGTTGCTGTTGCCGATGATGCGCACCCGCTGGGGCCGCGTGCTCAATATCTCGTCCGTCTCGGCGCTGACCGGCAACCGCGGGCAGGTCAACTATGCGGCTGCCAAGGGTGCGCTCAACAGCGCGACCAAGGCGTTGTCGCTCGAAGTGGCGTCGCGCGGTGTCACGGTCAACGCCATTGCGCCGGGCATCATCGCCTCGCCCATGGCCGATGCCACCTTCGACCCCGCCATGGTCAACCAGATGGTCCCCATGAAGCGCGCCGGAACGCCACAGGAAGTGGCGGCACTGGCCTCGTTCCTGGCCAGCGACGAGGCGGCCTACATCACGGGGCAGGTGATTTCGATCAACGGCGGAATGATCTGA
- a CDS encoding glycosyltransferase family 2 protein: MPDASRTHLVLIPSYNTGERLFSTVEAARAQWNPVWVVVDGSTDGTGERLQQMAAGDPSLRVWLLPQNQGKGAAVLHGLRAAREAGFTHALTMDSDGQHPADLIPSFMAASEARPETMVLGRPVFDASAPLLRVRGRRVSNGWTQLETLFAGVGDSLYGFRVYPVADLIAVMARQPWMRRFDFDTEAVVRLAWRGVKPVNIDAPVKYLSAEEGGVSHFRYGRDNVLLTWMHTRLMVEFVLRLPGLVYRKLRGIPPFQA, from the coding sequence ATGCCAGACGCCTCGCGCACACACCTTGTCCTGATTCCCAGCTACAACACGGGCGAGCGCCTGTTCTCGACCGTCGAAGCGGCCCGCGCGCAATGGAACCCCGTGTGGGTGGTGGTGGACGGCAGCACCGACGGCACCGGCGAACGCCTTCAGCAAATGGCCGCCGGCGACCCGAGCCTGCGGGTCTGGCTGCTGCCGCAAAACCAGGGCAAGGGCGCGGCCGTGCTGCACGGCCTGCGAGCGGCACGCGAGGCCGGCTTCACGCATGCGCTGACCATGGATTCCGATGGCCAGCATCCGGCAGACCTCATTCCTTCGTTCATGGCCGCATCAGAGGCGCGGCCCGAAACCATGGTGCTCGGCCGCCCGGTGTTCGACGCCTCCGCCCCGCTGCTGCGCGTGCGCGGAAGGCGCGTGTCCAACGGCTGGACCCAACTCGAAACCCTGTTCGCCGGCGTGGGCGATTCGCTCTACGGATTTCGCGTGTACCCGGTGGCCGACCTGATCGCCGTGATGGCGCGGCAGCCCTGGATGCGCCGCTTCGACTTCGACACCGAAGCCGTCGTGCGGCTGGCGTGGCGCGGCGTCAAGCCGGTGAACATCGATGCGCCGGTGAAGTACCTGAGCGCCGAGGAAGGCGGGGTTTCGCACTTTCGCTACGGGCGCGACAACGTGCTGCTGACTTGGATGCACACGCGGTTGATGGTCGAATTCGTGCTGCGGCTACCTGGGCTGGTTTATCGCAAGCTGCGCGGGATTCCGCCGTTTCAGGCATAG
- a CDS encoding YebC/PmpR family DNA-binding transcriptional regulator: MAGHSKWANIQHRKGRQDEKRGKLWTRAIREIMVAARAGGGDLSGNPRLRLAVEKAKAVNLPIDTVKRNIDKATGNLEGVNYEEIRYEGYGIGGAAIIVDTMTDNRVRTVAEVRHAFSKHGGNMGTEGSVAFQFKHCGQIIFAPGTDEDKVMELALEAGAEDVVTDDDGAIEVLTAVGDFEAVKNALEAAGLKPEVAEVTMRPENTVEITGEDAAKMQKLLDVLEDLDDVQEVYHNAALSE, from the coding sequence ATGGCCGGACATAGCAAATGGGCAAACATTCAGCACCGGAAGGGCCGCCAGGACGAGAAGCGCGGAAAGCTCTGGACGCGCGCCATTCGCGAAATCATGGTGGCCGCACGTGCTGGCGGGGGCGACCTCAGCGGTAACCCCCGGTTGCGGCTGGCGGTCGAAAAAGCCAAGGCAGTCAACCTGCCGATCGACACCGTCAAGCGCAACATCGACAAGGCCACCGGAAACCTCGAAGGCGTGAATTACGAAGAAATTCGTTACGAGGGGTACGGAATCGGCGGCGCGGCGATCATCGTCGACACCATGACCGACAACCGCGTGCGCACCGTGGCCGAAGTGCGCCACGCATTTTCCAAGCACGGCGGCAACATGGGCACCGAAGGGTCGGTGGCTTTCCAGTTCAAGCACTGCGGCCAGATCATCTTTGCGCCCGGCACCGATGAAGACAAGGTGATGGAGCTTGCACTCGAGGCCGGCGCCGAAGACGTGGTGACCGATGACGACGGCGCCATCGAAGTGCTCACCGCCGTCGGCGACTTCGAAGCCGTCAAGAATGCGCTGGAGGCCGCCGGCCTGAAGCCCGAGGTGGCCGAGGTCACCATGCGGCCCGAAAACACCGTCGAAATAACCGGCGAAGACGCGGCCAAGATGCAAAAGCTGCTCGATGTGCTCGAAGACCTGGACGACGTCCAGGAGGTCTATCACAACGCGGCGCTTTCCGAATGA
- a CDS encoding lysophospholipid acyltransferase family protein yields the protein MLSPRAACWLDPSLRSDQTGKTSMTRVLRILTTIPLALMLYALLLFLGLISLVWNFVAMLLYPVMPEAPARKLGRLTIAFAYRMFWGLASITGMMRIDASCLDPMRSEPGVIFVANHPTMLDALLLVARLPRSACIMKADLLRNIFLGAGARLARYISNESARTMVRLAVADLRNGGQLVIFPEGTRTVTPPLNPFGHGVTLIAKLAQAPIQTVFIETDSPYLSKGWPLWRVPPLPIVFTLRLGQRFAPMQDSHVLQSELEQYFRQNMEQRATDASPACQTPRAHTLS from the coding sequence ATGCTGTCGCCCCGGGCCGCCTGCTGGCTTGACCCGTCGTTGCGATCCGACCAGACCGGCAAGACGTCGATGACCCGCGTGCTGCGCATTCTCACGACCATTCCGCTCGCGTTGATGCTCTACGCGCTGCTGCTGTTCCTGGGCCTGATTTCGCTGGTCTGGAATTTTGTTGCCATGCTGCTTTATCCGGTCATGCCGGAAGCACCCGCCCGCAAGCTGGGCCGCCTGACCATTGCCTTTGCGTACCGCATGTTCTGGGGCCTGGCCTCCATAACCGGAATGATGCGCATCGACGCGAGCTGCCTCGACCCGATGCGCAGCGAGCCCGGCGTGATCTTTGTTGCCAATCACCCCACGATGCTCGATGCGTTGCTGCTGGTGGCGCGGCTGCCGCGCAGCGCCTGCATCATGAAGGCCGACCTGCTGCGCAACATTTTTCTGGGCGCGGGGGCGCGGCTTGCGCGCTACATCAGCAACGAATCGGCGCGCACCATGGTGCGCCTGGCAGTGGCAGACCTCCGCAACGGTGGGCAGCTGGTCATTTTTCCGGAAGGCACGCGCACGGTAACGCCGCCGCTCAACCCGTTCGGACACGGCGTGACGCTGATCGCCAAGCTTGCGCAGGCACCCATCCAGACCGTGTTCATCGAAACCGACTCGCCGTATCTCAGCAAGGGATGGCCGCTGTGGCGTGTGCCGCCGCTGCCCATCGTCTTCACGCTCCGCCTGGGCCAGCGTTTTGCGCCCATGCAGGACAGCCACGTGCTGCAATCGGAGCTGGAACAATACTTTCGCCAAAATATGGAACAGCGCGCCACCGACGCGTCCCCCGCATGCCAGACGCCTCGCGCACACACCTTGTCCTGA
- a CDS encoding LolA-related protein produces the protein MISGSKIRFDWLCRSLLLALACCAAPAWAFDLSELMGLLSKQKSGEARFTEQRFVHGLEGPLDARGTLSFEAPDKLVRRTLSPRVETMAVEGNTLTLSRGGRNRTLTLDSMPELLGLVEAMRGTLTGDGTTLQRYFRSTVGGSAGSWTLDLTPIDSRLAAQMRSIRISGRASEVLGLEMEFVGGDRSVMNITPERAGAAPAAPAGAAGRTTP, from the coding sequence ATGATTTCTGGCTCGAAGATTCGGTTTGACTGGCTTTGCAGGAGCCTGCTGCTGGCACTGGCCTGCTGCGCCGCACCGGCGTGGGCTTTCGACCTGTCCGAACTGATGGGTCTTCTGTCCAAGCAGAAAAGCGGCGAGGCGCGTTTCACCGAACAGCGCTTCGTCCATGGCCTTGAAGGCCCGCTCGATGCCCGCGGCACGCTGAGCTTCGAGGCACCCGACAAGCTGGTGCGGCGCACCCTGTCGCCGCGTGTCGAAACCATGGCGGTCGAAGGCAACACGCTCACGCTTTCGCGCGGCGGCCGCAACCGAACGCTCACGCTCGACAGCATGCCCGAGCTGCTCGGCCTGGTCGAAGCCATGCGCGGCACGCTCACCGGCGACGGCACCACGCTGCAGCGCTATTTCCGCAGCACCGTGGGCGGCTCGGCCGGAAGCTGGACGCTCGACCTCACCCCTATTGACAGCCGCCTTGCGGCGCAGATGCGCAGCATCCGCATCTCCGGCCGCGCCAGCGAAGTGCTCGGCCTTGAAATGGAATTCGTCGGCGGCGACCGCTCGGTAATGAACATCACGCCCGAGCGCGCGGGCGCCGCTCCCGCTGCGCCGGCGGGCGCTGCCGGGCGCACCACGCCGTGA
- a CDS encoding hydroxymyristoyl-ACP dehydratase: MTTSPQTLDRAGIAQRIPHSGSMCLLDRLERWDTESIHCSTRTHAQPDNPLRTADGLLAPNAIEYAAQAMALHGGLLAAEGSTPSAGFLASARNVRFSVARLDDIAGALQVQARRLSGDTNQILYEFAVKDSDGLMLAEGRAVVVLNTPLATGATIA, translated from the coding sequence GTGACGACGAGCCCGCAAACGCTCGACCGCGCAGGCATTGCGCAGCGCATTCCGCACAGCGGCAGCATGTGCCTGCTCGACCGGCTCGAGCGTTGGGACACCGAATCCATCCATTGCAGCACCCGCACGCATGCGCAGCCGGACAACCCGTTGCGGACGGCGGACGGCCTGCTTGCGCCCAATGCCATCGAATACGCAGCACAGGCCATGGCGCTGCACGGGGGCCTGTTGGCTGCCGAGGGAAGCACGCCCTCAGCCGGCTTCCTGGCGAGCGCGCGCAATGTGCGTTTCTCGGTTGCTCGCCTCGACGACATTGCGGGCGCACTGCAGGTGCAGGCGCGGCGCCTTTCGGGCGATACCAACCAGATTCTTTATGAATTCGCGGTGAAGGACAGCGACGGCCTCATGCTGGCCGAAGGCCGCGCCGTGGTGGTGCTGAACACACCGCTTGCAACCGGAGCGACCATCGCATGA
- a CDS encoding class I SAM-dependent methyltransferase: MTPSPSVAPGNPAILPPHTPLPLYYKNEAEHQAFLRRIFDSTAADYDRIESVLAFGTGPAYRRAALTQAGLCAGAQVLDVGIGTGLVAREALKIIGPTGKLVGVDPSVGMMEQINLPGVELVPGVAEALPRPDASCDFVSMGYAMRHISDVAAAFSEFHRVLRPGGRLVVLEITKPEGRIATALLKGYMRAVVPLIARVVGRRSNTSELWRYYWDTIEACIAPERVLEALRAAGFTDVRRHASLGVFSEYMARKPENTVEAG; this comes from the coding sequence ATGACGCCATCGCCTTCTGTCGCTCCCGGGAATCCGGCCATCCTTCCGCCGCACACCCCCCTGCCGCTGTATTACAAGAACGAGGCGGAGCACCAGGCGTTTCTGCGCCGCATCTTCGACAGCACCGCCGCCGACTACGACCGCATCGAAAGCGTGCTCGCCTTCGGCACCGGCCCGGCCTACCGGCGGGCCGCCCTGACGCAAGCCGGGCTCTGTGCGGGCGCGCAGGTGCTCGACGTGGGCATCGGCACCGGGCTGGTCGCACGCGAGGCGCTCAAGATCATCGGCCCGACGGGCAAGCTGGTGGGCGTGGATCCCAGCGTGGGCATGATGGAACAGATCAACCTGCCGGGCGTCGAACTGGTGCCGGGCGTGGCGGAAGCCCTGCCCCGGCCCGATGCCAGCTGCGACTTTGTGAGCATGGGCTATGCCATGCGCCACATCAGCGACGTGGCCGCCGCTTTCAGCGAGTTCCACCGCGTGCTGCGCCCTGGCGGACGCCTCGTGGTGCTCGAAATAACCAAGCCCGAAGGCCGCATTGCCACCGCCCTGCTCAAGGGCTACATGCGTGCGGTGGTGCCGCTGATTGCCCGCGTCGTCGGCCGCCGCAGCAACACTTCGGAACTGTGGCGCTACTACTGGGACACCATCGAGGCCTGCATTGCGCCCGAGCGCGTGCTGGAAGCCTTGCGCGCCGCCGGCTTTACCGATGTACGCCGGCACGCGAGCCTTGGCGTTTTTTCCGAATACATGGCCCGCAAGCCAGAAAACACCGTCGAGGCCGGCTGA
- a CDS encoding class I SAM-dependent methyltransferase has translation MSAVLPSSTGTTDSAWRELHEAATIPYKKGGSFAWHFARGKLGRDPVFRGLLERGLIGPEHRRVVDIGCGQGLFASLLASMSRMQAQGRWPSSWKATPPAADYTGIELMPKDVARAEASIGHLQPAPKLVCADMCTAPLPECDLVVILDVLHYVNIDAQDGVLQRVRDALQRGGKPNARLLLRVGDASSKRGFAISQWVDRTVTRIRGHKVSPTWGRPLADWIAVLQRLGFSVQSIPMSEGTPFANVLLVADLEPSA, from the coding sequence ATGAGTGCGGTGCTGCCTTCTTCAACCGGCACGACCGACAGCGCATGGCGCGAACTGCATGAGGCCGCCACCATTCCCTACAAGAAGGGCGGCAGCTTTGCGTGGCATTTCGCGCGCGGCAAGCTGGGGCGCGATCCGGTCTTTCGCGGGTTGCTCGAGCGCGGGCTGATCGGGCCGGAGCATCGGCGCGTGGTCGACATCGGCTGCGGGCAGGGGCTGTTTGCCAGCCTGCTCGCATCGATGAGCCGCATGCAGGCGCAGGGCCGCTGGCCCTCGTCCTGGAAGGCCACGCCGCCGGCCGCCGACTACACGGGGATCGAACTCATGCCCAAGGACGTGGCGCGTGCCGAAGCTTCCATCGGGCATTTGCAGCCCGCGCCGAAGCTGGTCTGCGCCGACATGTGTACGGCGCCGCTGCCGGAGTGCGACCTGGTCGTGATTCTCGACGTGCTGCACTACGTGAACATCGACGCGCAAGACGGCGTTCTGCAGCGCGTGCGGGATGCATTGCAGCGCGGCGGCAAGCCGAACGCACGGCTGCTGCTGCGCGTGGGCGACGCATCGAGCAAGCGAGGCTTTGCCATCAGCCAGTGGGTCGACCGCACGGTAACGCGCATCCGCGGCCACAAGGTGTCGCCCACCTGGGGCCGTCCGCTGGCCGACTGGATCGCGGTGCTGCAGCGGCTGGGTTTCAGTGTGCAGAGCATTCCGATGAGCGAAGGCACACCCTTTGCCAACGTGCTGCTGGTGGCCGACCTGGAGCCCTCTGCGTGA
- a CDS encoding MMPL family transporter, which translates to MTEGDTAGGPPSWQRRALVLLVWALVLLAGALQIARTHFSADLSAFLPKSPDVRQQVLIEQLQSGVASRTLLLGIEGGASVEQRAAVSRAVAKAMRESRLFDLIQNGDTGDWSEAGTWVFEHRYQLSPGVKPEQFTVDGLRDAINETLSMLGTPAGNVIKPLLDRDPTGETQRIAVDLAPASAPRSEDGVWMSRSAPRALMIATTRAAGSDLDAQAVAIARVHAAFDAATRDMGEAKPKLLLSGPPVFSVLSRDKIKTEATHLAIVGGIVMGGLLLLAFASPRALVIAFLPVATGVVIGTAAVSVVFGSVHGMTLGFGSTLIGETVDYAIYYLIQARGAAVAGTGWARWRDVHWPTVRLGLLTSVCGFAALVFSGFPGLAQLGVFSIAGLVAAALATRYVLPMLAPDGATGMGMRKYMARGAGLLVRGLPRLRWVLAGLGVAALALVVWQGGHLWRADLGAMSPVPKSAQQLDEMLRADIGTGDGSTLVVVYGADEEAALRNTEAAAARLEALVDKGELGGFETVTRVLPSMATQAARLASLPDGEALRTRLAEATQGSPLPATRLGPFLAEVEAARKLAPVRRADLKDGPLGSVVNTLMYQRPGGGWSTLVVLHPGPKFNAERLEAALAGVPEVQVVDVGRELAGLYQRYLHEAFVQVLLGALAVVVLLGIYLRSGRRLLAVCQPLVVAVVLTLGGMAVLQVPLGILHLVGLLLIVAVGSNYALFFDQLRVSGRADEDTLASLMLANVTTVVSFGLIAISDIPALSSIGRVVAPGALLALLLSAAFASRVTPPTARG; encoded by the coding sequence GTGACCGAAGGCGACACCGCGGGCGGCCCGCCGAGCTGGCAGCGCCGCGCGTTGGTGCTGCTGGTGTGGGCGCTCGTCCTGCTGGCAGGCGCATTGCAGATTGCGCGAACGCATTTCAGCGCCGACCTTTCGGCTTTCCTGCCCAAGAGCCCCGACGTGCGGCAGCAGGTGCTCATCGAGCAATTGCAAAGCGGCGTGGCTTCGCGCACGCTGCTGCTCGGTATCGAAGGCGGAGCGAGCGTGGAGCAGCGCGCCGCGGTGTCGCGCGCCGTGGCCAAGGCCATGCGCGAAAGCCGGCTGTTCGACCTGATCCAGAACGGCGACACGGGCGACTGGTCCGAAGCCGGCACCTGGGTGTTCGAGCACCGCTATCAGCTTTCGCCGGGCGTCAAACCCGAACAGTTCACCGTCGATGGGTTGCGCGACGCAATCAACGAAACGCTGTCGATGCTCGGTACGCCGGCGGGCAACGTGATCAAGCCCTTGCTCGACCGCGATCCGACCGGAGAAACGCAGCGCATTGCAGTCGACCTGGCCCCGGCCAGCGCACCGCGCAGCGAGGACGGCGTGTGGATGTCCCGCTCGGCGCCGCGTGCGCTCATGATTGCCACCACGCGCGCAGCGGGCAGCGATCTCGATGCTCAGGCTGTTGCCATTGCACGCGTGCATGCGGCCTTCGACGCCGCAACGCGCGACATGGGCGAGGCCAAGCCCAAGCTGCTGCTCAGCGGCCCGCCGGTGTTCTCGGTGCTGAGCCGCGACAAGATCAAGACCGAAGCGACCCATCTCGCCATCGTGGGCGGCATCGTGATGGGCGGGTTGCTGCTGCTGGCGTTCGCGTCGCCGCGTGCGCTGGTCATCGCATTCTTGCCCGTGGCCACGGGCGTGGTCATCGGTACGGCCGCGGTGAGCGTGGTGTTTGGCTCCGTGCACGGCATGACGCTGGGCTTTGGCAGCACGCTGATCGGAGAGACGGTCGACTACGCCATCTATTACCTCATCCAGGCGCGCGGCGCCGCTGTTGCGGGCACTGGTTGGGCGAGGTGGCGCGACGTGCATTGGCCCACGGTGCGGCTCGGGCTGCTCACATCGGTGTGCGGCTTTGCGGCGCTGGTGTTTTCCGGCTTTCCTGGTCTCGCGCAGCTCGGCGTTTTCTCCATCGCGGGGCTCGTGGCAGCTGCACTTGCCACGCGCTACGTCTTGCCAATGCTCGCGCCGGACGGCGCCACCGGCATGGGCATGCGCAAATACATGGCGCGCGGAGCCGGCCTGCTGGTTCGCGGCCTGCCGCGCCTTCGCTGGGTGCTGGCCGGCCTGGGCGTTGCCGCACTGGCGCTGGTTGTCTGGCAGGGCGGCCATCTGTGGCGCGCCGATCTCGGTGCGATGAGCCCGGTGCCCAAGTCGGCCCAGCAGCTCGACGAAATGCTGCGCGCCGATATCGGCACCGGAGACGGCAGCACGCTGGTGGTGGTCTACGGTGCCGACGAAGAGGCCGCTTTGCGCAATACCGAGGCGGCCGCGGCACGGCTCGAGGCGCTGGTCGACAAGGGCGAACTGGGCGGCTTCGAAACCGTGACGCGCGTGCTGCCGAGCATGGCAACCCAGGCGGCACGCCTGGCCAGCCTGCCCGATGGCGAAGCGCTGCGAACCCGCCTTGCCGAGGCCACGCAGGGGTCGCCGTTGCCGGCCACGCGCCTGGGGCCCTTCCTGGCCGAAGTCGAAGCCGCGCGCAAGCTGGCGCCTGTGCGGCGTGCGGACCTGAAGGATGGACCGCTCGGTTCGGTCGTCAACACGCTCATGTACCAACGGCCGGGCGGCGGCTGGTCGACGCTGGTGGTTCTGCACCCGGGCCCGAAATTCAACGCAGAGCGGCTCGAGGCGGCTCTTGCGGGGGTACCCGAAGTGCAGGTGGTCGACGTAGGCCGCGAACTGGCCGGCCTCTACCAGCGCTACCTGCACGAAGCCTTCGTGCAAGTGCTGCTCGGCGCCTTGGCCGTCGTGGTGCTGCTCGGCATCTACCTGCGTTCGGGCCGGCGCCTGCTTGCGGTGTGCCAGCCGCTGGTGGTCGCGGTGGTGCTCACCCTTGGCGGCATGGCTGTGCTCCAGGTGCCGTTGGGCATCTTGCACTTGGTGGGGCTGCTGTTGATCGTGGCGGTTGGCTCCAATTACGCGCTCTTTTTCGACCAGTTGCGTGTTTCCGGCCGAGCCGATGAAGACACACTGGCCTCGCTGATGCTGGCCAATGTGACCACGGTGGTCTCCTTCGGGCTGATCGCGATTTCGGATATTCCGGCGCTTTCGTCGATCGGCCGCGTGGTCGCACCCGGCGCCTTGCTCGCGTTGCTGCTCTCGGCCGCCTTCGCGAGCCGGGTGACGCCGCCGACCGCGCGCGGCTGA
- a CDS encoding polysaccharide deacetylase family protein yields the protein MGESCAMSSASAATSGPWPLPPAIRASAVVHMAAIGAGALVPGAMPWAIGAVVLNHALITGAGLTPRSSLLGPNVTRLPDAAGARREVAITIDDGPEPEVTPRVLDLLDAHGQRATFFCIAERVLAHPALAREIVARGHSIQNHTARHRHNFSFLGPRGFASEIARAQDILAETIGQRPTCFRAPAGLRNPFLEPVLHRLGLSLVSWTRRGFDTREGNPAKVMARLARNLQARDILLLHDGNAARTPEGNPVLLEVLPLLLERLRADGLSAVTLPEGLKP from the coding sequence ATGGGAGAATCCTGCGCCATGTCTTCCGCATCCGCCGCCACTTCCGGACCCTGGCCCTTGCCTCCGGCCATCCGCGCGAGTGCGGTCGTGCACATGGCTGCCATCGGCGCGGGCGCGCTGGTGCCAGGGGCGATGCCCTGGGCCATCGGTGCGGTCGTGCTGAACCACGCGCTCATTACCGGCGCGGGGCTCACGCCGCGCAGCAGTCTTCTGGGCCCGAACGTTACGCGCTTGCCCGATGCAGCCGGCGCCAGGCGCGAAGTGGCCATCACCATCGACGATGGCCCCGAGCCCGAGGTAACGCCGCGCGTGCTCGACCTGCTGGACGCCCATGGGCAGCGCGCAACTTTCTTCTGCATTGCCGAGCGCGTGCTTGCGCACCCGGCTCTCGCGCGCGAGATCGTGGCGCGGGGCCACAGCATCCAGAACCACACAGCGCGGCACCGGCACAATTTTTCCTTTCTCGGCCCTCGCGGCTTTGCCAGCGAAATAGCGCGGGCGCAAGACATCCTGGCTGAAACCATCGGCCAGCGTCCCACCTGTTTTCGTGCGCCGGCAGGCTTGCGCAACCCGTTCCTGGAGCCGGTGCTGCATCGCCTCGGTCTTTCGCTCGTAAGCTGGACCCGCCGCGGCTTCGACACGCGCGAAGGAAATCCCGCCAAGGTCATGGCGCGCCTTGCCCGCAATCTGCAGGCGCGCGACATCTTGCTTCTGCACGACGGCAACGCCGCGCGCACCCCCGAAGGAAACCCCGTTTTGTTGGAGGTATTGCCCTTGCTGCTCGAACGCCTGCGCGCCGATGGCCTCAGCGCCGTCACCTTGCCCGAGGGCCTGAAGCCATGA
- a CDS encoding Rid family hydrolase, with the protein MRVQGEISHLRVERLSLSDSLALAANGNAPFAALGYGTPHGVAWMPTVNARVLSAHGAMADVWHVNNGHVQSGTTGIARWRSNGQWLLGAIDIDESAEKQNLAEIAHSAYRDLFKTLDQAATPHLLRIWNYLPQINADGGGLERYRQFNLGRQEAFFEAGRAAFEGAPAACALGIHQGALSIRFLAGQTAPVPVENPRQVSAYRYPETYGPRSPTFSRAALADVGNGDVALFISGTASIVGHETVHQGDVLEQTRETLRNLEAVIAAANSQVTATFSLAMLDCVVYVRHPSDTDAVRSVLENALGANAPMIRHAVYLEADICRSDLLVEIEAHAVAPGRLLA; encoded by the coding sequence GTGCGAGTACAGGGCGAAATTTCCCATCTGCGCGTCGAGCGCCTTTCACTGTCCGACAGCCTCGCGCTGGCCGCCAACGGCAACGCGCCTTTTGCCGCGCTGGGCTACGGCACGCCGCACGGCGTGGCGTGGATGCCCACCGTCAACGCACGCGTGCTTTCGGCGCATGGCGCCATGGCGGACGTGTGGCACGTGAACAATGGGCACGTCCAATCAGGCACCACCGGCATTGCCCGCTGGCGCAGCAACGGCCAGTGGCTTCTGGGCGCCATCGACATCGACGAATCCGCGGAAAAACAGAACCTGGCCGAAATTGCGCACAGTGCCTATCGCGACCTGTTCAAGACGCTCGACCAGGCGGCAACACCGCACTTGCTGCGCATCTGGAACTACCTGCCGCAAATCAATGCCGACGGCGGCGGGCTGGAGCGCTACCGCCAGTTCAATCTAGGGCGCCAAGAGGCGTTTTTCGAAGCCGGCCGCGCCGCGTTCGAAGGCGCTCCGGCGGCTTGCGCGCTGGGCATTCACCAAGGCGCGCTGTCGATACGGTTCCTGGCCGGACAAACAGCCCCTGTGCCGGTCGAAAACCCGCGCCAGGTTTCCGCCTACCGCTATCCCGAAACCTACGGCCCGCGCTCGCCCACCTTTTCGCGAGCCGCGCTGGCCGATGTCGGCAACGGCGACGTGGCGCTTTTCATCTCGGGCACCGCAAGCATCGTGGGCCACGAAACAGTTCACCAGGGAGACGTGCTGGAGCAAACGCGCGAAACGCTGCGCAACCTCGAAGCGGTGATCGCGGCGGCCAACAGCCAGGTCACGGCCACGTTTTCGCTTGCCATGCTCGACTGCGTGGTCTATGTGCGCCACCCGTCGGACACCGACGCGGTGCGCAGCGTGCTCGAGAACGCGCTCGGCGCCAACGCGCCGATGATCCGCCATGCGGTCTACCTGGAGGCGGACATCTGCCGAAGCGACTTGCTGGTGGAAATCGAGGCCCATGCTGTCGCCCCGGGCCGCCTGCTGGCTTGA